TGTATTTCCTTAatagtttattttttcactttctgCCTATCCGTTTCAATTCCGAAGAACCGTCAACATCCAATAAAGATCATCTACAACAATAAGTGCCCCTCATAATTTTCTCAATGAGATGAAAGAACTTTGAGAGAGTCAATATAATACCTGTAGCCTTTTTCTGAAAATGACTGATAGTGAGAATGAATCCACCGAAACGGATTCGTTAATGACGTTTGACGATTATATAAGCAAAGAGCTACCTGAACATTTACAGAGACTAATCATGGAGAATTTGAAGGGTTCTACTACTAATGACTTAAAGCAAACTTCAAACAACTCAGAG
Above is a genomic segment from Saccharomyces cerevisiae S288C chromosome XII, complete sequence containing:
- a CDS encoding uncharacterized protein (hypothetical protein; identified by fungal homology and RT-PCR); this encodes MTQLSQSNVERVALVYISVYFFSCISLIVYFFTFCLSVSIPKNRQHPIKIIYNNKCPS